One window of Clostridia bacterium genomic DNA carries:
- a CDS encoding aconitase family protein yields SMEFVGDGLKYLSIDDRFTIANMAIEAGAKNGIFPVDDITRKYIKNRFKRTPVEYTADEDAAYEQVIEVDLSALKPTVAFPHLPSNTRTIDNCGDVAIDQVVIGSCTNGRLSDLKIAAQIMKGKKVAKGVRVIVIPATNQIYMEAMKKGYLEIFMNAGAIVSTPTCGPCLGGHMGILAEGERAVATTNRNFVGRMGHPKSEVYLASPYIAAASAITGKISSPENL; encoded by the coding sequence TCTATGGAGTTTGTGGGCGACGGACTAAAATATCTGTCTATTGATGACCGCTTTACCATAGCCAATATGGCAATTGAAGCAGGCGCAAAAAACGGAATTTTCCCTGTGGATGATATAACCAGAAAATACATAAAAAATAGATTTAAACGCACGCCTGTAGAATATACCGCTGATGAAGATGCTGCGTATGAACAGGTTATAGAAGTCGACCTTTCGGCACTCAAGCCTACAGTAGCTTTCCCTCATTTGCCTTCTAACACACGCACAATCGATAACTGCGGTGATGTTGCAATTGATCAGGTTGTTATTGGTTCTTGTACCAATGGCAGACTGTCTGATCTAAAAATTGCAGCACAAATAATGAAAGGTAAAAAAGTTGCCAAAGGTGTGCGCGTAATTGTTATTCCTGCTACCAATCAAATATACATGGAAGCAATGAAAAAAGGCTATCTTGAAATATTTATGAACGCTGGCGCAATAGTTTCTACTCCTACCTGCGGTCCTTGCCTTGGCGGACATATGGGAATATTGGCCGAAGGCGAAAGAGCAGTTGCAACAACCAACCGTAACTTTGTAGGCAGAATGGGACACCCAAAATCTGAAGTTTATCTAGCCTCACCTTATATTGCTGCTGCAAGCGCAATAACAGGCAAAATTTCTTCACCCGAAAATCTATAA